In a genomic window of Canis lupus familiaris isolate Mischka breed German Shepherd chromosome 28, alternate assembly UU_Cfam_GSD_1.0, whole genome shotgun sequence:
- the VENTX gene encoding homeobox protein VENTX isoform X1: MSPSPPLPSGRGPSSFGSVDWLSQSSRGGPSPPSRPAEAPRGGPSAPARGCSSGEPLHGAGVEEAKSSEACAPRTPTAGWGRDGDGLRVPRVRTAFTAEQLSTLESAFRRRRYLGPLERRRLARDMRLSEVQIKTWFQNRRMKHKRQLQDSQLSSPFPGGLHPPVTFCPPPPALRRPLRLLCPWAPPLGPPALGQPPGPFWDLCRVDRASVALAWASCSRQPPTCCLPDPGGQELGPALALSGVPRGLCALPQTGDAF; the protein is encoded by the exons ATGTCTccgtcccctcccctgcccagcgGCCGCGGGCCGTCCAGCTTCGGCTCGGTGGACTGGCTTTCCCAGAGCAGCCGCGGGGGGCCGTCACCGCCCTCCAGGCCCGCTGAAGCCCCTCGGGGGGGTCCCTCCGCTCCCGCCAGGGGGTGCAGCAGCGGGGAGCCCCTGCACGGTGCGGGCGTGGAGGAGGCCAAGTCTTCAGAAGCGTGTGCGCCCCGGACGCCCACGGCTG GGTGGGGCAGGGACGGGGACGGCCTGCGGGTGCCCCGCGTGCGCACGGCCTTCACCGCAGAGCAGCTCAGCACCCTGGAGAGCGCCTTCCGGCGGCGCCGCTACCTGGGCCCCCTGGAGCGCCGGCGCCTGGCCCGTGACATGCGGCTCTCTGAGGTGCAG ATAAAAACCTGGTTTCAGAATCGCCGGATGAAACACAAACGCCAACTGCAGGACTCGCAGCTGAGCAGCCCCTTCCCCGGGGGGCTCCACCCTCCAGTGACCTTCTGCCCTCCGCCCCCTGCCCTGCGCAGGCCACTGCGGCTGCTGTGTCCTTGGGCGCCCCCACTGGGGCCTCCAGCTCTGGGGCAGCCCCCTGGCCCCTTCTGGGATCTCTGCCGGGTGGATCGAGCCTCCGTGGCCTTGGCGTGGGCCTCGTGCAGCAGACAGCCTCCCACGTGCTGCCTCCCGGACCCGGGGGGCCAGGAGCTGGGCCCGGCCTTGGCCTTGTCCGGGGTGCCCCGGGGCCTGTGTGCCCTGCCCCAGACCGGGGATGCCTTCTGA